In the genome of Aedes aegypti strain LVP_AGWG chromosome 2, AaegL5.0 Primary Assembly, whole genome shotgun sequence, the window TGTTCTGTTCCAAAAATGAGAAACATAGCTATGGAAGTTAGTAACAAactattatacaaattattagcagaatttctggaataatttagCACCATCGAGTTGATGAATAAATTTCACAAGTGAGTGTGGGAAAATCTTAGAACTAGTTAGGGACACATAGGATTACAGTACATTCTACTTTAGTAGGAACTCCTGGGAAATTTCGGATGGAGCTTGAAGCAGCCTAACGGAGAGCCGCGTACACAGGGGAAAACAGGGGAACGGTTTTAACCCGTATCCCCCcagcaaatgaaaaaaaagttcaaaattgtCAATTTTAGTTGGTAACCGTCGGTTAacccaaaaaaaataaaataaaattgactTATCTGGGACCGGTTCCATGAAGGCCCGATAACAAACCGAAAAATCACCCAAGACCAGCTGATACCTCACCTGGCATTCGTAGTTGAAACTATAATGAAAAAggaagtaaagtaaagtaataaaTGTACAAGTGCccataagaacaataagctgagaagcaggctctgtcccagtgtgaaCGTAAAGCCAGAAAGAAAAATAATTAGCTTAGGTAAAAATTTCTAATATTCGCTGATATATTATATGTTGCCTTTGATCTCTAGACTCCAAAAACGACTTTGTCACGTTTTCAAAATACTAACAATCTCTTCAACCCTCTCAACAGGCATCCCGATAACGGCCCACGCAGAATCCGATGTGATCAATGCTCTGATCGAGAACTTACATAACGTAACTCACAAACCACCCAAATGGCCCCACTTCACCCCGTTGGacccaaattttgaaaaagccaACCTCTTTGCCAAAAGCGGTGATGTCGAACCACCAAAGTACGCCTACGTAGTCAACGAAAACGATCCCAACGGAACGTCCGTCGGCAGTCAGGTATTGCTAGACTTCATGGACACACCGGTAGTGGCTGTGAAACGAATTCACGATGCGACCGAACCCAGTGGGCTGAAAGTGATCATCGCGAAGACGATGAGCGAGATTAAGCTTCCAGTGGATGAGTTCACTCGCGAAAAAGTTTCGGCAGCTATTCGAAAACACCTGAACGAGCACCACATCAGCGTGACTGAAGTATCCACCAAGGCGACAAGTAAGGAGTCTTCCTCGGAGCCGAACATCTCGGAAATCATGGAGAAGAAACAGGAAGATGCTTTGCGCAGTAAGATAAAGGAACTAGGTCCGGGGGTAGTATATCAGGCGGACTTGGAAGAAGCCGTGAAATTTGCACTGTTCCACGAGGTGGTCCGGTTCAAAACGATCGAGGGGGAGAGACTGTTGGCGTTGCAGCGATTCCTGAATGTTTTGGTAAGGTATTTCCCATTTAATGAGAACGgcatgaaattcttgaaggaagttAGACAATATGTGTTGAACGCCGAAAAGGAAGTTAATGTCGAAAGTTATGCGAGCCAAATCAAGATACTAGAGCAGAATAGGGCACCCGTGTTCTCGTCTAATCGGTGGATAGGTTGCTCGAGTACCAAGGACGGCCTTAGACGATATCCGTGTGGTTTGTGGACTTTGTTCCACTACATGACCGTCCAAGCAGCCGAATCGGAGATTTCAACGGATCCTTTGGAGATTCTGCAGGCCATGCATGGTTACATCAAGTACTTCTTCGGATGTTCCGATTGTTCCAACCATTTCCAACAGATGGCAGCACGTAACAAAATATGGAACGTGACCAGCAAGGACGATGCCGTCCTATGGTTGTGGTCCAGTCACAACGAAGTTAACAAACGACTGTCTGGCGATACTACGGAGGATTCGGATCACCCGAAGATCCAATTCCCTTCGGACGCAATGTGCCCGGAGTGTCGTAAGCCTATTCTTACCAACCACCACAACCACCAGCAGTACACATTGAAGGATGGACATGAGTGGAACGTTCTGGAGGTGCTGCATTTCCTGAAGCGGATGTACAGTTTCGACAGTAGGAATCCGTTGGGTTTGCAAGAGGCAAGCCTTGTGCCGCAAAAGTTGGTCCAAAACGGGCTAGGTGACGACTTTCACTCCAACCGAACGTTTGGCAATGTCTTGAACGAGATGGACATCCGGATGGGCGCCCTGCTTTACGTGGCCTGTATCGTAATGCTGGTAGTTGCGGTTAAGATGGTGGTCAAACGAGGCTACCGAAAGAAGATGTACACGCACGATATTTTGGGAAAGGTGTAGGAAGATGGCGACGGGTGGGCTCAATGCAATGGCTGCTCACTAATGGTCTATCGAACTCATTTCGATTGCGTCTTTTTCTCAGTCTCTAATCGTGGATAGCTTGTAAGCCGAACAGCTAGAAGTGTGCGTTCCTCTTCTACCACATTATACAGTGATATTTCagtgtcaaaaacaaaatggaaatCGATTTTGCGGATTCAATAAACTCAACTGTCCTAGTCCTAAGCAACGCGGGAAATTTAATCGGGAGAATCTATCGTCTACTTCGTTCAGTCAATTTCCGAGGAGAGGAGAATATGTGTGTGTAACTTGtttgtgattttaaatagtGGAATAATGAAATTCGTTATTATTTTCTGAAATATACATTCCAGTAAAGTCGGAAAAGCAAAACAGTGCGGAACGTTTGATTGTTGGATTCTCATTTCTATCACAGCGTCCTGAGCTTTGATTTGTAGTTTTGTCTCCTGATAGGATTCTTTGAATTGCAAAACTTTTCGATCAAGATCCTCATTTTATGCTTAATTAATTTGACGGGCGTGgtatgagatgaaccagcctagggctgaaaatctcaataataaagaaaaaaaaaattgacggaTTGTTTATCCGTTTAGGTACCTAATTTCGTTAGCACTAATTGATTCGTCGAagcgtttgaaatgatttttaaagAGAATTACTGAACTGAACTCGGTTTGGAGAAATGTAAGCTGTTTGTATCCGAGCTTATGGTatataattaattaaatatGAAGCCACCAATCGtttagaaaattagaaaaaatattcttttgGAATCCAAGCAGGAATTCAGAAAGTAGACCactaaaaaaatttcttgagaaatttttgtaaaagttttagactaattccaataaaaaaaaatccaatagaaAAAATCATTAACAAACCTGGATAAATCGTTGCAAGAATATAGGgagaaattctcccagaaatctaAGGATTTTAGGAGGATTTACAGAAAAAATCCGTCCAGGAATAGCTGaaggattctttgaaaaatcttttcaaggaATCGATGGAATCAACCAAAATGTGGAAAATATCTAGCAGGAGtattttttcttctcaagattGAACCTCTGGATAAATCCataagaagatttttttgcaagAATCATATGGCAATCTCTGGAATAATGTTCAATGGAGTAGcattgacgatatttttcaacGCATTTGGGTGGTTTCTGCATatgaaattcataataaaattcttgaaaaaaaaaacaggaaaaaaatactTCGAAGATATTTTGAATGGATTCCCGGCGAAATTCGCACAAGTATTTGTAAGGCAATTCATAGAAATATCACAAGAAAAACTTATTTAAGATTCTTGGAACAAtccttaaagttttttttactcaaaaactTTCTAAACGAGTGCCTTTTAGAATTCTAGGAAGAACCCTTGGTGGTGTTCTAGGAAACATTTCCAGAAGACTGCTTTGctttaagaatttctaggatgaatctcagaaaaaaattctggttagaatctctgaagaaatccttggaagaatacaTGGCGAGCATTTTTGAGGAATAGTGGAAAAAGCTCCTAGacatattcttgaaaaaaggaatgccagaaaaaaaaaatacatgaccAAATTCTCGGGGGAATTCCGTAAAAAATCTAAAGAAGTAAATCGAGAAATCCTTTAAGGAATTCGTAGAGTCAACAATATTGAAATCTCcacagaaattcttggaagaacctTTTGTCTAGTTTTTGTAACAGTTCATAGCGCAATACCTAAAATTTCCTACAGCATtttttaatatcaaattttctgGCGCATAAATACAAAATCGGATATACACTATCCGTTATAACCACGGActcactaaaaaaaaatattgcaacactcagttgAATATTGGGGGTGATTCAAAGTCTAGCATCatctttagcttagcttagtcAGTCTAAACTTCCCCCTATCAATGGCTGTTATAGGCTAATATGTTTAAAGCTAaacgatcacttcgacatctggtggctagtaggagaaccgtcAAAAAAGAGGTTGTGTTGagaacgcaccgtgtgcagcataggaagaaatttactctttttctcggcaaagttattttgtagacgatcagagagcattgaaaaacatgataaaatGTTGTTCCTtcgaaaatgtacagatccggtcagtgTTCAGtgggaaaaaattgaaaattggtgtttggcataggttataaacttccggattctttgttagtggttaaatttgttgtgaaatcacgCGTATCGGAAGGATGAATGGTcgaaatgattatgccaatggaaaatagttcaaTAATTAATTGACTATGATCTAATTTTtgggttgaaaaattgaattttggagtaaacaaacattttcagtgacatttctctccttcttcCCCAGCGACCTCTATGATGGTGGCGCATCATATTtgcctattccgtgattgaccgaggtcagtgaaaatgcacattGCACATAGAATCAagtagaagttcggctgggattggccataaactttttcagtgtgcataattcagttcctctatttatacagggtcaataacggcgtgggattgggggaaggaatgttagtgcgtaacctttgctatttggaggccgtgtttgcctctgcatctccacaaaggttactgcgagggatgtttgttgattgggaggatcgttgggtcacataattcactttgataagcttttagaccatgataaacaattatttgtgagatataaacatgtctttgaatataatattttcaattaatatgaacaatttccaagtagaagaaaataatgtcgacactcaaagtgacaaaccattcaaagtttgttcaaCAAGCATCTAAACGCATCATTCCTACAGCGGTAAGGaggaaagcatgtgttatcataatttattcatatgaaaaataaaaaataaactcgattggctggaccatcacagaacactcttattcttatgccgacaatCCTCTgcaagtttgttgaataaagtaaaaATCTACACTCATAGTGTCGAATCATCCAAAATATGTCttcaattacaaaaacaaaggtaaaaataaatgtttttttttggaaaaaaaaaatgtaaaacatgaACAGTTTATATATAAGAgtccattcatagtttgttgaaaaatcatattaccATTTCACCGTTgaacgattaaatgtggtcatacaaattttacagatttgaaataaaaacatgaaacgagctcactaaCTTATGCATTTAGCAAcaatccttgactgagcagccacaatccactttcagcttcacgtAACGTAACAATCCGACGACGCAACGAAAAAACTAAGCTTGCTCGGGCTCTTCAACTTGCACTCGATTTAAAGTCTAGCATCATTTTTAACAGGTAAATTCACTCTGTTATACCCCGAGATTTGCAACAAATAGATCTTCACCAAAGTTGTCCAGCGGACTAAGGACATTCGGAAAGCAGATAATTTAATTCGCAATAGTTTAGTTGCGCAAACCGCAAGGTGGCGTTAGTAAGCAtatgaaattgagcattttaattatgttctatcttgtgatccaaatgagatagaaagttcgagtcttcggcaaagttgttcagaaagtcaaggacatctggatgcaaaaagtttaattttgctacTAGGTTGCGCTCCGAGACATAATTCTAGAAAGAATGAACTCCTGGAAAGAAAATACTTAATCAAATTCTTcggggaattcctgaagaaatttcttttgaaattaatCGAAAAATCCTTTAAAGATTCCGTAGAGTCAATATTCTTGAAATCTTCAtagaaattcatggaggaatctttTAAAGAGTTACTGCAACTGTTACTAACGGAATATCTAAATGTTATctagtgcattttttttttctggtgttaAAATACAAAATCGGATATGGTATATTTGGTCTATACTaacaaaaaaaaccttcaatttTCGCCAAGTTGTGACGGATCTTCTCAGGATCACGAAATAGAATTAATGAACATTATTAaaaactagtgatcctttatatgacAGATAAGCAGAAgcaaaatggaatgatttggcaacagaccagcaatGCAGAATTTGCTCGAGAATAATATTGACATGACAGGGACAAGacttgctaaaaagtgtattttgattctttatagatcttcgATACATTTCCAAACGAATAAACAGcggaaaaaattaaaacaactaaatatcgcaaattgacaaaaattcaaaaatgtaaaaaaaatcatatttttgttctaagcaaaacaactttcaccgaaataatttcaagcattattcctcaagaaaagttcaaaacaaacatatgttcattttgaatctatgacaaaaggtcgaaagacaaaaggtcgaaacacaaaaggtcgaaaggacgaaaggtcgaaagacaaaaggtcgaaaggacaaaaggtcgaagaacaaaaaagaagggacaaaaggtcgaaaatcttttttcaaagaaggaaatatttcccaccatgcaaatcgttttcgaccttttgtcctttcgaccttttgtcctttcgactttttgtctttcgaccttttgtccataaaccgttcattttataaagtgaacaccttgtgcatgctacaTCTTTTCAATTGAtcaatgaaatcgcaatcggttttcAGTACATctttcgactaatattgtacaatgttgtgataataaaaaaaagtttccgaagtaattaaatttcacacgaataaggaGGAAGGGGGTCAACACCCTtgacggtaaacgcgcagctattcagcaagaccaagctgagggtcgtgggttcgaatcccaccggtcgaggatcttttcgggttgaaaattttctcgacttcccagggtataaagtatcatcgtacctgccacacgatatacgcatgcaaaaatggtcattggcacagtaagctctcagttaataactgtggaagtgctcataagaacactaagcagagaagcaggctctgtcccagtggggacgtaacgccagaaagaagaagaagaagaagaagacaaataAGGAAGAACGTTTAAAACTATCGATTTTTGAAGAttgtcaaaatcaatgattgttaaaaattggctggaaaatttgacaacctatttttttattttccaaaaaggcttgttcatcgaaagcatcatcaatcagaaccTGCTGAAAAATAACAAGTTATGTTTGGTCCAACAATTGTCCAGATATTATAAAATCATTCTAAgcgatttttttgagaaaactgttttaaatttagagataactgatatgagtagaatttgtAGGTTCAAAGTACGCCCTGGCGAAATTACTAATAAAGTATTAATAAGAAAAATAACCTACGCATTCATAGAGTTGCTTATTTAATTCCCACGTCACATTGAAAGCACAACAAAtgctttattttcagaagacctctcaaagcacaatggcaatcatcaaaaatggaaatcgaatttattttccatgaattattttcataatatgttattctgagattgcCGATTGAAATGTTTGGAGAAAAAcaattacaatttgctgtaggtcgtacattattttaaaagtatgagactttttagtaaaatgaccataaagagtaaaatttgTATCTAAGAATGCAATTGAAACTCACAATTTCACTCTCGTTTATACAGATacagtttctttagtaatctaaactaaTTTTGAGCAcgcttttttacttttctttctTGCTAGGAGTAAAAGGATGgtttatcagcaaatttgaccagaaaTAGATAAATCAGTAGAGTGACCTAGTGTCAGAAAATGGAGCaatattcttgatttttttcgtgCAATAGCAAAGGATACCAATATACAACATTGttcatgaaaatgaaaatgtttttatgcgaaaaataatgtttaactttGACCAAAAGCTTTTCTTAGTagtttttgtaaaaactttcataacattgtagaataatagttgaacgatgcacagaaaactgattacgattttatcaataaataaaaaagcatagcataaacaaagtgtccactttataaaatgaacaatcCTCAACGcagctgctcgattggctcacactttgacagaaatgtcagcttccacctatctctcttataaaggatcactaataaaaacgaaaccaatttgCAAGCTTAATCCACTCTATTAATACAACTTTTTAAAAACTAACACCGCTAATTAGAGGGAATATGCTTTTTATCTACAGTACACAGTTTTAAGTAGCGTAGATTTTACTTTTCAAATGTAAATGGTGAATGACTAAATAAGATTACAATATTGTGATAGATAACATCTTCATACATCGTATTTTGTTTGAAAGTTCATCCACGCTACATTTGGatacgattctaccccattaacccgaatgccattaccccgaatgccatcaccccgaattccattaccttGAATTCCGAAATCCCGAACGACCCacaaccccgaatgacattaccccgaatcccaatatcatggggaaatgtcatcaatgtcatcatatcaagataattgcaaattcggggaaatagcattaggggtgatggaattcgcgTTAATGTGGTAGAATCTTTGGATACACATACACATGTGATAGCGTTTGATAACTCTTCGACTATGCTattatttcaatttcttcaacaaaCAGAGTGATCATTCAGCGCAACGAATATGTGTGATTTTTCAGCTTAGGAACGGAACCTTAATCTTTCCTAGAATTTTTATTCGTAATCGTTAAAAACGAATTTACGTACACTGACCTTCAACATAAAATTTGGCTAATTTCTGATCTGACAAAGCGATTTTTGAAGAATCGAATTTTGCATCAATCAGTTGTTTAAATGGTCTCAATATGCATACATGTTTGCATGATGTTTGATAAACTTCTCgtacaaaatttgtagtgtaTTTTTTCAGATAAATGAGAACATTTATAAAACTCTTTGGGGGCCTTAAATTAGAAATTCACTACGTACAAGAACAAAACGGTTAATATACTTAATTTACTGTTCTAATACAGCTTattgttgattttgaacaatattaagtaattctaagattttttttttcagctctGGGGGAAGGGGGTTTCTTTGAACCCCAAAATCCCCTCTTAGTTGCGTCACACGGTTAGTAGGTTGGTATAACGTTTTTCTGCACTTCAACCTCTTTTAGCTGTCGAACTTCTTTCAATCTATTTCCAAACAAACTTGCAAcgaaatgcttcattttttatgttttaattgcataataaataaaactaattCATCGAGGCAGTATCAACATCCCAGTAAAATTActttaaataaattataaaaatgttcATTAAAACTCTGTATTTGTGTTCTAGGGTGGAACTGTATGACAATGTATGAACGTTTCTTGCAAAAACGAAATATTTCAAGCACAAGTGTTACTCCAGATTTTTTGTAGTATTTGCATTTTATAAAGGCATTCATAGAATTTTACGGAAAATTAACTAATATTTTGTTAATGTTCTAACACCGatggaaatttctaaaattcACTAAGCTAaagaagattttttatttaataaaaaatcaggtaaactttggttgatttctaaaaaattctACCATTTTCACGATGTGTGGAATCAAGTTAGATTATCTAAAAATGTGGTTCaattttgattacaaaaaaactTATAATAGTGTTGCAATTTCCCAATGTATTTGAAGTACATTATGCTGCGTAGTACTCTGCAAACAGCTCGATCCATCACAACAAGAAACAAACAGCACACACTTTGCCAATGCAAATACCGAACCCATGAAGCAACGCCGGCACAAGAAACCATCCGCAAGCGAAACAATTTGCGTTGAATCGTAAAACCCCACATTACCTTCTTCCTTCCACCCCAGAGAGGAAAACATCCGTTTCGAACCGGGTAAACCCATCAGCCACGCGTCCCTCGCCGCCCGCACAATCACAACACATGAGGAAACACGGCACGTCTCCGGGCCGGATAGTCAGCGAAATTCTCCCGATACCATTGGTGCGTCAGCCATGCATTCATCGTCTGATTGGATAGCACCCATGCAAGCACGTACACCGCAGACGTGTTCCTCGCCGTAATTGCATACAGGGCAACGTACATCACAATCTCGAAGAACATATGCGGTGACGACACCAGCTCGAAGTACCCACCCCGCGGTATGGAGTGCTTCTGGTTGGTCACCTTTCCGGTGCGGTCTTTCCGCAGGTTGGCCAGAATCAGATTCGACTGGAACTGGTAGCGCCAGGCGTAGAAGAACACCCCGGTCCAGAAGGCTAGCCGGGGGGTCAGCTCGAACCTGTATGGCAGTGGGAGGCCATCCGAACGTATGAATCCTTCGGCTTGCGAAAGGATAACGACTACCGTGCCAAAGTAGTGGATGTATCCCACCAGATAGGCGGACAGATTCATTTTCAGCTTGTTGGAAAACACCTGAACGAACCAAGTTTCGTAAAACCTTCGCCAGCATTGTAGCGTTATTAGGGTGATGGCTACCATTGTTTCGGTGGGAGTGGCTAAAATATCAAGAGGTGTTAATTTGTAACAGTAATTCAAATGTGCAAATTAATCTTACTTCTAGCAGTTCGCTTCGTGGTGGCCATAATGTCGAGGAAGTCAATCACATAGCTGGGTGCAGGTTGTCCAGCGAAGTAATTGCTCGCCATGAAGTAGAACCCTGCCGTGGACCAAACGGCAGCAAACACGTAGAAGTGCTTGAACCATGACTTCGGCACTTCCAACAGGGACACCAAACGGTCTTGGGGTCCCTTGAGAGCATGTTTCCCGTAGCGGAACGTTTGCCTGATTGCGGTTGGCAAATACTTTTCTATGGTGGCAATCAAACCGCCCAGCACCACAATAATCACAATCAGCTGCACGAACAGAAAATTGATCAGATTGACCGAGCGTAGATCCAGCAaagaatcgatcattttgaatgatttagtCCCGTATCAGCTATGCCACATCACTTGGTGAACGCACTCGGATCAGGATTTTGTGATTGATTTGCTGGAAAAGAGATGAATGTATGCTCAAACTCACATCCAAACGACCAAAACGGTGGCCTATTTTAGTGGGACTGAAAACTTCACCTCACTCACCTGTTCCGCTACGGGTTTGACACGACGACCGAAGATCGTTCCATTCACATTAAGAGCTATCTCTTTTCACCTGAGGAATGCATTCGTGGAGAAGACCGAAACCAATACATCCGAAAGAATCACCAAAAAAACCAGTTACTTATGTGTACGATGGTTATCACCGCATATCTACCATGTGATTTGTTTACATTGAGCTCAATACATGCGTACCTACATGTGGCCGTCGTACGCGGGACGTAggaatttgaatttattttaacaaattgtAAGCATTTGTTATTTACGTGGaagtaaaattcttttcaaaatgaCTATCTTcgaaatttgaatttaagtaATAAATTAACATTATTGAATACAGCAAACAGTGCTTATAAATATTATCAAAGCTGTATTTaccaaatttgctattttgggTGTCATACAACTCAGAACAGATACGATTATGCGTT includes:
- the LOC110675350 gene encoding sulfhydryl oxidase 1-like, encoding MLPLISRLQKRLCHVFKILTISSTLSTGIPITAHAESDVINALIENLHNVTHKPPKWPHFTPLDPNFEKANLFAKSGDVEPPKYAYVVNENDPNGTSVGSQVLLDFMDTPVVAVKRIHDATEPSGLKVIIAKTMSEIKLPVDEFTREKVSAAIRKHLNEHHISVTEVSTKATSKESSSEPNISEIMEKKQEDALRSKIKELGPGVVYQADLEEAVKFALFHEVVRFKTIEGERLLALQRFLNVLVRYFPFNENGMKFLKEVRQYVLNAEKEVNVESYASQIKILEQNRAPVFSSNRWIGCSSTKDGLRRYPCGLWTLFHYMTVQAAESEISTDPLEILQAMHGYIKYFFGCSDCSNHFQQMAARNKIWNVTSKDDAVLWLWSSHNEVNKRLSGDTTEDSDHPKIQFPSDAMCPECRKPILTNHHNHQQYTLKDGHEWNVLEVLHFLKRMYSFDSRNPLGLQEASLVPQKLVQNGLGDDFHSNRTFGNVLNEMDIRMGALLYVACIVMLVVAVKMVVKRGYRKKMYTHDILGKV
- the LOC5575734 gene encoding polyprenol reductase, with the protein product MIDSLLDLRSVNLINFLFVQLIVIIVVLGGLIATIEKYLPTAIRQTFRYGKHALKGPQDRLVSLLEVPKSWFKHFYVFAAVWSTAGFYFMASNYFAGQPAPSYVIDFLDIMATTKRTARTTPTETMVAITLITLQCWRRFYETWFVQVFSNKLKMNLSAYLVGYIHYFGTVVVILSQAEGFIRSDGLPLPYRFELTPRLAFWTGVFFYAWRYQFQSNLILANLRKDRTGKVTNQKHSIPRGGYFELVSSPHMFFEIVMYVALYAITARNTSAVYVLAWVLSNQTMNAWLTHQWYRENFADYPARRRAVFPHVL